DNA from Daucus carota subsp. sativus chromosome 1, DH1 v3.0, whole genome shotgun sequence:
GTATATGTTTATACTTAATTTTTGTGGTTTTAGATGTTCagtagattttaaaattttaatttgttgtgAATTAATTAGGGGTTTAGCCTATGATTGATGTGAGGCTTACAGTCTGTTCAATTGTtgaatgtttataaattattctaCACAGGCTCTATTGTATTTTTTTCTGTTTAAGATAAATAATCATATGAACAAACTCTGTTGCTTTGTGAGTATTTGATACTGCCATCTCTTGCTAGGCACTCTAATCTCATGGAAATGAATTTGAATATTCATTGTTTTTTGACAAGTTATGGATAAAGGTAATGAAAAATTAGAGTAGATAAGCTAATAGGCTGTGGACTACAACTGCATGAAAAATATGTGTACAAACATGGCTGTAAATGTTAGTTATATTTATTGATTTCGGGCTGCTGCACACTTTGATGTGGATTTTAGTGTATTAGAGAACAAATGTAGTTAGTTAAATATCCTTATTTAAGTGCTCATTTTTGCATTTACTTAAATTAGCACTATATTTTGTAATGTATGTGTATTTTGACAATATTGTTATATTGTTGAACAGATGTggagatggctgaaggtacctCGAAATCCTTAAAACCAGTTGGCGGTGTAGGGaaaaagatgaaaaagaaaGTCAAGATTGGTAAAAGGTCAGGTGGCAAGGGCAAAATCAGGAAGAAGCGCAATGTTTAAACACTTTGATAGGTGTCTATTGATATTCCTCCATTGGGAGCTATAATGTCTTACAGCAACTCAGGAGTTTTAGTTTTTGGGAGCTATCATGTCCTCCCGCAACTCGGGAGTGTTAGTTTTGGCACTATGTTTTTGTGTGTAGTAATCCCTGACCTTCAAAGAAAAACTCTGTGTTATTGTTAAATGAATTTATAGTGAAGGCTTACATTTCGTATCTGTTTGAAGATTGTTATTTCATTAATATGTGTGCATATTGTTTAGTTAGCTTCATGTTATTATGCTTATCAAGAAAGCATTCAGTTTATTATTCCAATTTTCGTATTTGGGAAATTATGAATGCATTGTATTTGACTCTTTGTGGCCAGAAAAGTGCTTAAACCATTAATAGGTCAGgttctaaatatttatatgacCAATGCATCCTTAACGCATTGCATCttttcttgaaattttgaaatatattgctTGTCAAGGTAGCTCCTGGAAGAACCACTGATGCCATGGGTACAAGCTTATATCTATTATATAAGAACATAGCACATTTGGTAGAAGACATAAGTGGTTTTCTCCAACGAAAAAGACACAGTACATGTTAGTTCGAAAACCAGAAACATCACCGAGAAATTTACTTATACTTGTATAGTTATAATCTAGCTCCAAGAAATACATCAAGAATCAGGTGGTTCTAACCCCACATGAACAATTAATCATGTATGTGACTGATTCTATGTTGAAGCTTAAAGCTAGAAACTCTTTCATTCAGTGAGATGATAGCAAATTCATGATTCTGATACTCAATCACACAGGTTGAATCCTCGTGTTTTTGATAGGGGTGATCAGAAAACCGCccaaaccgcataaaccgcccgcaccgcaccaaaccgcaccacaaaacgcggtttttaattttcgtggtgcggttgtggtttgaatttttcacaaaccgcgcggtgcggtgcgggttgcggtttgacatattagtagtgcggttcaaaccgcaccgtaCCGCGAtatcataatattaatattaatatatatatatatatatgaggaaagttctatggagaccgtaATTTCATCGGAGACCTTGGAGAACACGTATGTTTAGCAattaaaacactataaaatacattattttgtaaaatatgatctacaaatatcatgtattcattaaaatttttgaagatcatccatatttaataagtagataatgtatattttgcaagttgaacaaatgttctgcagactaaacatatttcatataacaaaacattttgtaatgttccacatgtaaaacttatatgatattcaagattttaaatgaaataatgatttcgtagaacattatttgcaaaactatacgttttgcaatgtttttatgaaatattttacttgcagaacataggTGGTCTCCAGGTCTTcagaaaaaatgtggtctccattgaacttaactcatatatatatatatattatagtgattttcaaataaaattatattatatacatatatattatttatagttatgttacatatatttgttaaatctcttcaaataatagttaattattattttatcaatctcgcattactgttataccaaatttgtatgaaatgattatattattataatatgtctctttgtagttagtactcatatttattatcatatttacacttttgtttgtgttttttattaGTAGTTGTAGttttgaaatgataaatatcatataaatttattacaagaatttttttttaattattatatatttaaattttatttcgaaCTTCAACTAAAAGTATTTATTCTTAAGCATACAAACcgcacaaaccgcaccgcaccacaccgcatttttgtggtgcggtttacgcggtttttatgcTAGCGTGGTGCGGTTTGAGTTTTCAACCAAACCGCATCCTCTTCATTAGAATTTCGGGAGAAATCCTGCTTTTCTTGCTCATCTCATTTGTAAGTATCAGCTAACAACATATTTAGTTGGATCTCTCCCAGCACGGATCCTCTCGTGCCTCATGTAGTATTTCACAATTTTCATAGCTGGATCCTGTTCCATTGGAGTTGCTTTGGCTTCACTTGGCTTATCATAGCCATTCTCTTCAACACTAGCAACTAACTCTTATGCCTTCCTCAGCAAGCAACTCTTATGTACTTCCTTTCCAGGCTCGATATCTTCTTCTAAAGTTGTCAtcttttttatttctaaaactTCCTTAAGAGTCACCGGCGGTGGCAACTTATGATCCTCATTGTCAGCAAAGTCAATCAATCATAGCCATCTGCAACCTTCCCTGCTCCATCTCATGCTCAGCTTTCTGCCCTGCCTGCTCTTGAGAACACTCCCATTCCAATCTTCATAGGCAACGTTCAAGTATAGTCGTCATGCTATCAACACTGTTCTTTAGTTTATCACCCAAACCCTCAGGACTCGAGAGGCATCAACACTTCAAAATATGCACCTGTTAGCTTTGTAAATAACAAGAACATACTATTTGCATACCTCATGAATTGAAACTTCGGGCTATTCATCTCCCTACGCACAACTCCAGACAAAAACAATTCTCCATTCCGTGCCACAACCTGAGCTGTGAGCTATGTGAATCATAGCCATTATTATAGTGAAATATGTGAATCTGTAATCCAAGGTTAAAACAACTATGTCAAGTAAACAACACAGGCTTAGGAGCTCTGTATTTATAGTACTTGCACACTCcattaaatttatactttttaatttaaatccAAATCTAATTTTGAATCcgagaatattttaatatttctgaTTTATCAAACTGCTCTGAGCAAGAATTTGAAACCCGTACAACCTcaaatgatatatatacacacaggcAAGCGCTCAAATATAAACCCGTAAAGGAACAGCTTTTTCATTCTCTAAAGAAATATGAAACATGCACTTGACAAAGAAGATATATGGAATATGCTAATGATACAAAATTGGATTAATGGTACAAAATTGGGCCAAGACATTTACATGCTTGTATAGAGATTGGATTTTTAGAATACAAATAATGATCAATCAGTATAAAGTATAATCCTAGACGATAACTAAACTCTGAATTCAGATGAACAGGTCAGTCCAACACTTGTCGATGGCAGCTCGGATCCTTTTTGCTTTACAAACTTCTTTTACAACCTTTTCCCACGTAGATGCTTTTGGAGGAAGAAACTTTTGAAGCATCACTTCAACAATTCTAGATGCTCCTATTGTTCTCTGTCGCTTGCAAAGTCGTAATACAAGTTCATCCAGAAACTCCCTCCCATCTTGTGGTGGATTTACATTCTCTTGCAGACATTTCAGAAATATATTGCATGTAACCAAATCAGGATCACAGCCTCGGTCCAACATAGTGTTTAGAAGATCAATGGCGCGGGAAATGCTACTCTGCTTGCATAATGCATTGAATATTATGTTATAAGTGACAACGTCTGGTTGAGAACTTGGCTCCTTGCATATCATCTCGTTGAAAAGTTTTAGACCCTGTTCTACTAAACCAGAACTACAAAAGCCATGGATCATTGAACTATAAGCGACAACATCAGGCGAATATCCTTTGCTTAACATTTGCTTCCAAATTACTGTAGCCTCTTTAAGCTTTCCATCCCCACAGAGGCCATGAATGAGAACGCTGTAACAAACCTCATTCTGCATGCAACTTTCTTTGTCCATTTCTTTCCACATGAGTATTGCTTTCTGACCATTGCCTGTCTGAAAATATCCCCTCATTAAGGAGCAATAAGTAAAAGCATTGGGGATGCAACCCCTTGCTCTCATCTCAGACAAGATTTCTTTAGCTTCATCCACTTTACCATCTTTACAAAACCCATCAACAAGAGTACTATAAAGAACTGTATTAGGCTTGCATCCCCTTTCAGTCATCTCCTTCCACATTCTTATTGCCTCTTCAGATTTTTTCTCTTTAAATAATCCACTAATAAGTGATGAATAGACATACTGGTTTGCCCGCTGTCCTCTTTCCTCCATGGATACCAACAGCTGGGCAGCGTCAGCAGCTCGTCGCTGCTTAACAAGCCCATTAATGATGGTTCCAAAGGTGATATCATTAGGAACACATTTGTTTGAAACCATCCTATTTATAAGACTAATCGCCTTATCCAATTTTCCAGCAAGACACAGCCCATGTAAAAGGGTGTTATACGTAACTTCATTAGGAACACACCCTTTAAGGAACATATTTTCGACAAGTTTAGCTGCTCGAGTCAAGTCGCCCTTCTTGCACAATCCATTAATTAACACATTAAAAGTTGCAGAATTAGGAAAACACCCTTCAATCTGCATCTCATCCAACAAAGAAACTGCCTCATCAAGCCTATTTTCCTTACACAACCCATCCATCAAAGTACAATACGTAAAAACATCAGGCACACACTTCCTCACCGGCATTTCTCTAAACACCTCAACCGCCCTATCAATCAACCCTAACTTACAATTAgctttaataatcaaattaaaactcaaCACATTCGGCAATATATTCATACTCCTATTCCCAATCACATACTTAAAGAACTCCAACGCACGATCAAACAAACCCTCCTGGATTATAACATTAAGAACCGAGTTAAACGAACGAACACTTGGTCTGCATTGATAATCACCCACCATTCTCTCAAACAACTCAACTGCCTTTTCAGGCAAATGTGATTTCCCATAAGCCTTAAACACCAAGATGAAAACTTTCTCCAAGAAAACTCTTTTTTCGCGCTTCATTCGATCAAAAACCATCTCAATTGCCCCAAAATCCCCAACACTAGCATAATTAGCAACCAGATTATAGAATGTGGAATCACCCACTTTAAAAGATCCCATTTTGGGGCTACATCTAAAAATTTCATCAGCAATTGGTGGTGGGTTGGgctcaaattcattattttcaaGATGGGGTTTTTCTGGGGTTTTAGCTAATTGAAAATCTTGATTAGAGGAATAAAAAAGAGCTTGAAGGGCGAAGAGCTTACATGGGGTTAAATAAATCTTGATATTGAGCTTCTTTGTGGTGGGGATTATGAGGACCATGCCTTAGTTAACACAGTTTGCTAAGAAATTTCTTCATCAAATCGTCAGAATTTGTTCTTTATGTGTGTAAATATATTGGGTTTGGCTTACAATATCAGCTACAGAGGATGAAGAATACGGTGAAATAGGATTGTTTTTGTATATTGTCGCACACAAAGGGGAGTCTCTGTGTGTGATTCCACAAATTTAGACATTTGTTCTTCGTGCTTGTTTCTTGATTGTATTTTGTGTCCTGCACTTCCTGGCGCACCGGTAAGCCaaggtcaatttttttttaatttaaaattttaacgaTAATATATCTCTCAtattaatgaataaaaatataatttctgaaATATATATCCTCATTTACGtattttttaaatgaataaattgatagttttcaattataaaaaattttgacAAAACATTCTCATGACAGGGAATCGAAATATCCATTTTAATTCaagatatgtaatttttttaaaatttcattttcctgttgtctaaattttttcatcatacgcaatatcatatttttatctaGGGTGAACATTCGTTTTCATCGaatttgtatatatgtttggAATAGATGGTTCGGcgtacattttaaaactcttgtaaaatataatttcatatattattttcttctaaattataatctaatatataaattttcattaaatctcCTGAGTAGTATTTTTGTGTTAAATCATGCTCTTTCGTGAATGTTTTGTGTTGACACCATGTCacattgaataaaaaataattaataaatatatttaacttttacaattatatatataatatatatagtagatttttcaacatatttttacgaatatataattatttttacgaatatatatatagtattataaTTATTTGCGTAAATCGTGTTTTGGTACCGTAACATATAATACCttactatttttttattgtacAATTGCATTGATGGATGAATAgaataattgataaattaattaattaggttAGTAGAAACTTATAAATTCTGTATATTTCAGCTAATAAAAAGTAGTAGAATGATTTTCTtggaaaaatatgttttttcaaGAAGCCACTTAAATTTAAACATCTATAAAAAGAAGTGGCAGTTAAGGCGAGAACTTCACAAagataatatttgaatatactATGAGAAGTGGTTATTATATTGCTACAAAAATAGGGAGATTTTGAGTCTTGAAAAATGAGTTCGTCAAATAATTGGCGGAATTGCACAAACTTGTAAGGTGCAACTTGAACATTAGAGAGAAAATTAATTCACGGATTTTATGTCTGTTTATGTTATAAGTCATAAATTGACCtaaatttcttttcaaaaacaGCTCAATGTGACGATAATAAAGTTAAAAAAGTACAATTTTAAGCACTCGATTTATATCTGGTATTTTCTTTTGGCGTTTTGCAGATACCGAAGAAACAGTTCCACTGCCTCAACTGCCGTGTCTGTATATAGGTatgatcattttttaattttttttgatgtgTATCAGCGAACTCATAGAGCTTCCAAGTTGTTCTGTATGCATCTCTTTTTCGAGATTTATAATTGCTGCTCAAGTAAAATTTGTCACTCTTCATTCACTCCCTGAATTATGATTTACTTGACCAAGTTGAGTGTTGATCTTGTTCCAAAGTGGTTAGACTGAGATATAGGCAAATGAGTTGTCTGACAGATTATACTGCTTAGACTGCTCTTCTGGTTGAGACTTGAGATGAGAAACATAGggaagtaatttttaatttattattatcatcaatCTTGAAATGTTGTGCTTCGTATAAAGAAGTAATTCCATGATTTCACTTTCCATCAAATTTTGCGAATTACAAACCGGTGGCATATAGCAAtacagtgtatatatatatatatataagttagaGGAACACATCCCCTAGCTCAGTTCAAAATGTTCtcagttttttttaaatttagttgaCATAATAAGATTGGTTTCACTAACACTAGTGAGATCACTCTACGCATGTAAATCACACAAAATTTGGAAACATAATTTGGGGTACTTAATATTAATCACTGCACCCTATTATCTAAACTTTAAGTAATTATAGAATGCATTCTTTATCCTATTCTGACATTTCATCTTGAAATCTTTTGACCAATTTGGTCCCTATTTACCtatcaaaatgaaaatttaaaaaaaacttaaaaattaactaaaatgtGATGTTATAAACTCTATTCTACGTACCCATTTCATTTAGTATAGATCAATATAGAGATAATGGGCCAAAAGGGTTAACTATGTaatattaaatatgttaaaaatgtATTAtgcaataattaaaaatttgataataattataattgaccGAAATAAAAAGATACGTTTTGTAATTAActctttaaattatttatcgaGTTCTCTTCTCACTCCATTATTCTCTCAAAAATGAACTAATATATAAACAGTATCCTAATCAGGCTCTTAATTCTATTTCTATCTATCTATTTATATTGTTTAGAGTTTAGACTGATCACAAGAAGTTCCTAGAGCGGCTAGGAGATGGAGACAACGGAGAAGCATTATTGAAGGAAAAGGAAGGGATCGAGAGGGTAAGAACTAAGAAAGTCATCGTTGGCTCCCTGATCATTGTTGTTGGAGGGCATCGAGTATGAAACGGAAACACAAAACTGAACGTACAAAAGGAATTAtcacatttaaataaaataaaatttataacgaGTTAAATTTAGGATTCATTTTATAACCTTTGCgtttattcaattgagattttaatgcacTAAAtgcaatttatgaatttaaaagattgtattttattttgattttatgcggatcTATGATAAAATGTCACAAAGGATGTGGAGTCTCTAGGATTTAAGCATAAATATTCAAAATCCGGTGagatttttaagtataatttaaaatcattattgaatatcatcatattttacagaataatttaagattttaattgaataaacttAGATTCTGATACATGTTTTTAAAATCCGAATCGAATACACCTGAATTTAATGGatgcttttaaaaaaaaaaaatcacaattgaaTAAATCCCTCCGTGTCAATTCCAAATATTAGTTATTGCTCGTGACTAAGAGAATATGTGTTAAATAAAGCATTAAATAGTTCTCTAAAAAAATGACCAACAAAAACACttgtaattacttttttatggTTGGAGTTGTTATAACTTTTATTTCAAGTAACACATAGAAATTACTTGTAATTGAATTTTTTGAATCGTAGCGtgaatgttaaaattttataaaattttataattttgttgttgAGTAGTTCATGCAATTTCTTTCGATATCTTTATCTgaccaaattaattttaaattttataatatatatatatatatatatatatatatatatatatatatatatatatatatatatcatcttgACGTGCTATCTTTCATCTTAAACtaagtttttttttgtcatatcaTAAATAAAGATATGACCACTTAGCAAAGTGACAAGAGTATTTAAATaaacaaaactaaaaattatatataagttgtAGTACGATAAAATACTCCAAAATTTGTAGAGTACAATGAAAAAATATGTGTGATTCAGAATTGTCCTTTAAACAGTTTAGTTAGGCGGCTTGCCAGTTATGCAGAAACAATGACATTCGCCTTTGTTCGGTGGGTCACGAACTATATCACATAATCCACCATAAGGAAATTGAACACTCTTGCAATAATTATCACACCCGTCATTACCTCCGTAATCAACGCATTTTCCAAAATCTAAGAATGGGGGTGGTAATGGCGCTTGTTGAGCAATTACGAGTCCTGTGtcacattaataaaaattttataattttaaatagaatATAACATATCGTTCTACCAAATTTTTGATACATTAATAgattaaataaaagaaaaaaaagttcttTTTGACAAAAGAAGAATACCTTTATTCATGGTCAGAACAATAAACAAGAAAGTTATGAGCACAATATTTGGGTATTGAGAGATCTTGTATGTTGCCATTGTTATGTATGGTCAGGCTTACTATGctagatatataaaattttgtgagAAGGAAGATTATATTGAATGACAATATGAGGGGCATAATATATATAGCGGCAAGAAATAACAATTACTTCAATGTGTCATTGAAAGATATACAACCAACTAATTAAGTTAATAAATAGCAATTACTACAATATTATCATTGAAAGATCTACAACCAACTAAGTTAATAAATAGCaattattacaatattattATCATTGAAAGATCTACAACCAACTAAGTTAATAAATAGCaattattacaatattattagatattgtTGCCCATTAACAATATCtttttgggaaaatagatttttttgccactcaacttatagtgtttttagaaacttaccacccaactaatttttttattcttttagtcactaatgttaggtttggttttgtttttagccaccagcttaggtttggatttgattactagcattatgataattttttgtatcatcatttatacatagtgatactccctccgtctctaaatacttttcctgtttgtacttttcacgtttgccaacacacatttttaatcgttaatatctttcatttcgtagtagcattaaaaataaaaacttcactgtattaaagtactcgtgaatacgaatctaacaagatcactcatgactatatttagttttatagattagatgtaaattagtaatttgtctcatgttatgaacagtaccgacatcccaaataggaaaagaataaagagacggagggagtagtatctaatattttgatgatgtgtcgtatgtttatatccttatatatagcaatagcaatagtaatataaaatgagctgatgaaaaattaaaatcaggaataataataattagattctaaaaattcaataaatcatgaatatgaaatcaatgatttcaaacaattcaccctctcttataagataaagtgtaattgaatgatatgacgcatcatctttcgctattaaactTTCAATGGACTAGCTCAATCTAAGatctttcttaaatttatcttcaaaaattttaataactttttatcttattacaattttcgagataaataaatagagaggaaaacttaattttcgatgattgtcctctatatataatgcatcattttatattattattactccctccgtccctctcattagtttacaaattttctctagtgctcagcatgtatttaagattattataaaacatagtttcataacttatttttgtatgtaaaaattcaaacgctgaattttcattcggaagaaaaaaaataaagttatatatgaaactacatcttttaaaggccatataatgcatgtaaaattattatcatccaaggtaagcgaccttgaagacataaaaagtactacatataaaaatacaaacatatatcaaatcatcaaaatattaccgactaccactatattttaataatgatacacataaaatgtaatgctaataatcaaatctgaacctaacttcagtgacaaaaaaaagagctaaatctaacactagtgagtaaaataaaaaaatatatagttcagtggttagtttctaaaaacgcaataagtttactgataaaaaaattatcataatgctgataatcaaatccaaacctaagttggtggctaaaaataaaaccaaacctaacattagtgactaaaagaataaaaaaattagttgggtggtaagtttctaaaaacatcataatttgagtggcaaaaaaatctattttccctatctTTTTCATTGCTCAAGAAAccatcattttcatttttaattttaagaatattTGTATTCAGTTATTTAAGCAATTCGGAAACAAAGCGGTTAATTATTTAGTTCGTTTATTTATTTTCACCTGATTGCATGACTAGTTGAGGCTTTGTCCCGATTTAGTATTTTTCAAAGTATTAATGAAATCCGCTCTAAATTTTGGCCAAAAAAActatatcatttttattatactagataatgacataattaattattggGTTATGTGaacaatcatataatttttgatatgttAATAGAATTATAGTGGTAAGTACATCtttaaattgaaaaacaaatattgataataagtattttcttaaaaaatagtTATTCAAGAATTGAGGGCGCATTAATTTCCCAATGGAAATTAATTATCCTTTAATTTTTGTGTTACTTCTTGTATTATAATTTTAGAGcatgacattattttttaaagatttagttgaatacataaaaataacaaattttcagCTAAGATTTTTACTGATTTTTGTGCACTTAGGTGTATTAATTTgatattatgtaataaaatcttatttatatttagttaaaaTACCAAATTATCCTAAAAATCTGGTAGTACCGGATGaggattttaaatttgaaaaatactaAAGCTCGAGAAACTTGTCTCAATGTTTTTAAATGACATATGATAAATTGAAATTCTAGTTAGTTATTGTACATATAGTAGGGCCTATTGTATTTGCTAGGAAAATGTCAATATACTAGTTTACAACTCTATCATTTGGGTATGGTTGCTCTAACATTACATCATGATTAAACATATGTTCAAAtaagacaatttaaaatttataaaaatagggTCGTGGTGAAGAGAAAACTAGTTCTAAAAATAGAATTTTAGAAACACTAAGATTTTGCTGTTgtttgtgttcaaaaataattttatatgtttttttcattttaaaatataacataaacaccacattttttgcatgtgcagtTTATTGGAGAACCTTAATTAGTAATAGAAATAAAGATAAGGTTCTTAGGCTAAGAGTTATAGAACATAATCCTATTATTTTTTATCGAAAAGAGATGCAACGAATGAGATCTAGGCGGGATGCGTATGGCGTGAATCTGTATAATGAGGCGAAATGGATTTACTTGAAATTATTGGAGAAACAGGAAGTGTTTTGGAGCCAAAGGGCTAAGCAGTATTGGTTGAAGCATGGGGATAACAATACTCGATTTTTTCATCGATTTGCATCCACAAGAAAGGAGCATAGTAAAATTCGCAGGTTGAAGGATGCAGATGGTAATTGGCGTGATACGGAGGAG
Protein-coding regions in this window:
- the LOC108213672 gene encoding pentatricopeptide repeat-containing protein At4g20090, giving the protein MVLIIPTTKKLNIKIYLTPCKLFALQALFYSSNQDFQLAKTPEKPHLENNEFEPNPPPIADEIFRCSPKMGSFKVGDSTFYNLVANYASVGDFGAIEMVFDRMKREKRVFLEKVFILVFKAYGKSHLPEKAVELFERMVGDYQCRPSVRSFNSVLNVIIQEGLFDRALEFFKYVIGNRSMNILPNVLSFNLIIKANCKLGLIDRAVEVFREMPVRKCVPDVFTYCTLMDGLCKENRLDEAVSLLDEMQIEGCFPNSATFNVLINGLCKKGDLTRAAKLVENMFLKGCVPNEVTYNTLLHGLCLAGKLDKAISLINRMVSNKCVPNDITFGTIINGLVKQRRAADAAQLLVSMEERGQRANQYVYSSLISGLFKEKKSEEAIRMWKEMTERGCKPNTVLYSTLVDGFCKDGKVDEAKEILSEMRARGCIPNAFTYCSLMRGYFQTGNGQKAILMWKEMDKESCMQNEVCYSVLIHGLCGDGKLKEATVIWKQMLSKGYSPDVVAYSSMIHGFCSSGLVEQGLKLFNEMICKEPSSQPDVVTYNIIFNALCKQSSISRAIDLLNTMLDRGCDPDLVTCNIFLKCLQENVNPPQDGREFLDELVLRLCKRQRTIGASRIVEVMLQKFLPPKASTWEKVVKEVCKAKRIRAAIDKCWTDLFI